Proteins encoded together in one Microbacterium oxydans window:
- a CDS encoding ABC transporter substrate-binding protein translates to MRSRTPLIALLGAAALALTSCAAGAPPGGKDGAEGVLADGKTFTAVTATDPGTLDPFTTVMGSARQIDRYLYGRLVEVQNDGEVLSGLATSWEADTATATFTLRDGLTCEDGSPLTASDVAANITFIGDPANASPLAGLQVQPGTTAVGDDDAGTVTVTSGRPDAFLLQNIGSISIVCGTVVDDADARAAGKGATGMFTLTEIAPNSQYTLTRRDDFTWGPGDWDPEQPGLPAKVVYRVIPNETTAANLVLSGEVNAALVLGPDRQRLRDAGLFSTELPLAAGQLFFNQGDGRPTADQAVREALTQALDLDQLGQVLTSGEGTEAKSLVTIAPNPCQADVVDGLLPEFDAKAAAASLDDAGWKVGSDGIREKDGVAMELTLVTPTTLGNGGSAAAELMQSTWKALGVSATVKTLDSPALSEALFATGDWDISAAPLGVSLPSMLVPFYSGPTPPNGSNFASVTDDAYTAAVTAAASKPGTDGCADWNAAEEALFTSVSVVPYVNNVLTTFGNKATFTEGDGIDPASIRMYE, encoded by the coding sequence ATGCGTTCTCGTACCCCGCTGATCGCGCTGCTGGGCGCTGCGGCGCTCGCCCTGACATCCTGCGCGGCCGGCGCCCCTCCCGGAGGCAAGGACGGCGCCGAAGGCGTCCTCGCCGACGGCAAGACCTTCACCGCCGTGACGGCGACCGACCCGGGCACGCTCGACCCGTTCACCACGGTCATGGGCTCGGCCCGACAGATCGACCGCTACCTGTACGGTCGCCTCGTGGAGGTGCAGAACGACGGCGAGGTGCTCTCCGGCCTCGCGACCAGCTGGGAGGCCGACACCGCGACGGCGACCTTCACCCTGCGCGACGGGCTGACCTGCGAGGACGGCTCGCCGCTCACCGCATCCGACGTCGCCGCCAACATCACCTTCATCGGCGACCCGGCCAACGCCTCGCCCCTGGCCGGCCTGCAGGTGCAGCCGGGCACGACGGCCGTCGGCGACGACGACGCCGGCACCGTCACCGTCACGAGCGGCAGGCCCGACGCGTTCCTGCTGCAGAACATCGGCAGCATCTCGATCGTCTGCGGCACGGTCGTGGACGATGCGGACGCGCGCGCGGCGGGCAAGGGCGCGACGGGGATGTTCACCCTCACCGAGATCGCGCCGAACAGCCAGTACACGCTGACCCGACGCGACGACTTCACCTGGGGACCCGGGGACTGGGATCCCGAGCAGCCGGGCCTGCCGGCCAAGGTCGTCTACCGTGTGATCCCGAACGAGACCACCGCAGCGAACCTGGTGCTGTCCGGCGAGGTGAACGCGGCACTCGTCCTCGGCCCCGACCGCCAGCGACTGCGCGACGCCGGCCTCTTCTCCACGGAGCTGCCCCTGGCCGCCGGTCAGCTGTTCTTCAACCAGGGCGACGGTCGCCCGACGGCCGACCAGGCCGTCCGCGAGGCACTCACCCAGGCGCTCGACCTCGACCAGCTCGGGCAGGTGCTCACGAGCGGCGAAGGCACCGAGGCGAAGAGCCTCGTGACCATCGCACCGAACCCCTGCCAGGCCGACGTCGTCGACGGACTCCTCCCGGAGTTCGACGCGAAGGCCGCAGCGGCGAGTCTCGACGATGCCGGCTGGAAGGTCGGCTCCGACGGGATCCGCGAGAAGGACGGCGTCGCGATGGAGCTCACGCTCGTGACCCCGACCACGCTCGGCAACGGCGGCAGCGCGGCCGCGGAGCTCATGCAGTCGACCTGGAAGGCGCTCGGCGTCTCCGCGACCGTCAAGACGCTCGACTCCCCCGCCCTGAGCGAGGCCCTGTTCGCCACGGGCGACTGGGACATCTCGGCCGCACCGCTCGGCGTCTCCCTGCCCAGCATGCTCGTGCCGTTCTACTCCGGACCCACACCGCCGAACGGATCGAACTTCGCGTCCGTCACCGACGACGCGTACACCGCCGCAGTCACGGCGGCGGCGTCGAAGCCGGGCACCGACGGATGCGCGGACTGGAACGCCGCGGAGGAGGCCCTGTTCACCTCGGTCTCGGTCGTCCCCTACGTCAACAACGTCCTCACGACGTTCGGCAACAAGGCGACCTTCACCGAGGGCGACGGGATCGACCCCGCCTCGATCCGGATGTACGAGTAG
- a CDS encoding amidohydrolase family protein, whose protein sequence is MDTLLRGGRVIDPNTETDRVADLLIAGGRVAAIGDGLAAPTGADVVDAAGLIVGPGFVDLHSHVHSIAGQRLQAMDGVTTALDLEAGLMPIAEAFARATADGRPLNYGFSASWSQARAYAHLDRVPVADFTASMDLLGTPDWQRSSSPVERRRWLGLLEDELGAGALGIGVLMGYAPRSDPDEYLDLARLAAAAHAPTFTHVRELIEADPRTPIDGSEELVRAAAETGAAMHHCHVNSTSLRHVDRVLALLDRSRAAGSRVTVEAYPYGAGSTAIGAFFLAPEKLAGLGITPSSLVLVETGERIADEARLREVRAADPGATCIVTFLDEADPFDRAHLHRALAYPDSIVASDAMPISWTGADGRAIHEQREWPLPAGGHTHPRTAGTFTKSLRLMVLESGTWSWLEAFRRCSHLPARVLDEVASGMRAKGHLGIGADADIVVIDPTTLTDRATYADPTRPSQGIRALYVNGTPVVRAGGIVADALPGRPVRGDA, encoded by the coding sequence GTGGACACTCTGCTGCGCGGCGGGCGCGTCATCGACCCGAACACGGAAACCGACCGGGTCGCCGACCTCCTGATCGCGGGCGGACGCGTCGCCGCGATCGGTGACGGACTCGCGGCCCCGACGGGTGCGGACGTCGTCGACGCGGCGGGCCTCATCGTCGGCCCGGGGTTCGTCGACCTGCACAGTCACGTCCATTCGATCGCGGGACAGCGACTGCAGGCGATGGACGGCGTCACCACGGCGCTCGATCTGGAGGCGGGCCTGATGCCCATCGCGGAGGCGTTCGCCCGAGCCACCGCCGACGGGCGCCCCCTGAACTACGGCTTCTCGGCGTCCTGGTCGCAGGCGCGGGCGTACGCGCACCTCGACCGCGTGCCCGTCGCCGACTTCACCGCGTCGATGGACCTGCTCGGCACGCCCGACTGGCAGCGCTCCTCCTCCCCCGTCGAACGCCGCCGCTGGCTGGGGCTGCTGGAGGACGAACTCGGTGCCGGCGCCCTCGGCATCGGCGTGCTCATGGGCTACGCGCCGCGCTCCGACCCGGACGAGTACCTGGATCTCGCGCGCCTCGCGGCCGCCGCGCACGCTCCGACCTTCACCCACGTGCGCGAGCTGATCGAGGCCGATCCGCGCACCCCGATCGACGGCTCGGAGGAGCTCGTCCGCGCCGCCGCCGAGACGGGGGCGGCGATGCACCACTGCCACGTGAACAGCACCTCGCTGCGTCACGTCGACCGCGTGCTGGCCCTGCTCGACCGCAGCCGCGCCGCCGGCTCCCGCGTCACCGTCGAGGCGTACCCCTACGGCGCCGGGAGCACGGCGATCGGGGCGTTCTTCCTCGCACCCGAGAAGCTCGCGGGCCTCGGCATCACCCCCTCCTCCCTCGTGCTGGTCGAGACCGGCGAGCGCATCGCCGACGAGGCCCGGCTGCGCGAGGTGCGCGCGGCCGACCCCGGCGCCACCTGCATCGTGACGTTCCTCGACGAGGCCGACCCCTTCGACCGGGCGCACCTGCACCGTGCGCTCGCCTATCCGGACTCGATCGTCGCGAGCGACGCGATGCCGATCTCGTGGACCGGAGCCGACGGCCGGGCGATCCACGAGCAGCGCGAATGGCCGCTCCCGGCGGGCGGACATACGCATCCCCGCACCGCCGGTACGTTCACGAAGTCGCTGCGCCTGATGGTCCTGGAGAGCGGGACCTGGAGCTGGCTGGAGGCCTTCCGCCGCTGCTCCCATCTGCCCGCGCGCGTGCTCGACGAGGTCGCCTCCGGCATGCGGGCCAAGGGGCACCTGGGGATCGGAGCCGACGCCGACATCGTGGTGATCGACCCCACGACCCTGACCGATCGCGCGACCTACGCCGACCCGACCCGCCCGTCGCAGGGCATCCGCGCGCTCTACGTGAACGGCACGCCGGTCGTGCGGGCCGGGGGGATCGTCGCCGACGCCCTTCCGGGGCGCCCCGTGCGCGGAGACGCCTGA
- a CDS encoding serine hydrolase domain-containing protein: protein MSDLNEIGSWVRESLPAMLADAHIPAASVAILADGEIFTTAAGILNRNTGVEADEDSVFQIGSITKTWTATLIMQLVDEGLLDIDAPVRDTVPAFAIGDDAAASTITARQLLSHVSGFEGDLFNDTGVGDDAVEKYLATIADAPQLFTPGERFSYNNAAFVVLGRIVEVLRGMSYDQALRTYLATPLGLTHVATSASEAIMFRAALGHIPGESGDEPVPAPVWSLVRSNVPAGSMLAMTARDLVTYGRMHLDGGVAADGTRVLSEQSVRAMQERQVELPELGVMGDAWGLGWEIFDWDGGPVIGHDGGTIGQNAFLRMVPSAGVAVAVLTNGGQTVDAFQAITSKVLKALADVTMPALPALPETPVAVDVERILGTYSSSVSDSTVRVDDDGRIWLERTMKGIFAELGPAPEPVELVGWSGDTLLPRERQHGMHMPHAFVGDDGSGRALYLHTGRADRRVGA from the coding sequence GTGTCCGACCTGAACGAAATCGGCAGCTGGGTGCGGGAGAGCCTTCCCGCGATGCTGGCCGACGCGCACATCCCCGCGGCATCCGTCGCGATCCTGGCCGACGGCGAGATCTTCACCACCGCCGCCGGCATCCTGAACCGCAACACGGGCGTCGAGGCCGATGAGGACTCGGTCTTCCAGATCGGCTCCATCACGAAGACCTGGACCGCGACGCTCATCATGCAGCTCGTCGACGAGGGGCTGCTCGACATCGACGCCCCGGTGCGCGACACCGTCCCCGCCTTCGCGATCGGCGACGACGCGGCAGCGAGCACGATCACCGCCCGGCAGCTGCTGAGCCACGTCAGCGGGTTCGAGGGCGACCTGTTCAACGACACCGGGGTCGGCGACGACGCGGTGGAGAAGTACCTCGCGACGATCGCCGACGCCCCGCAGCTCTTCACCCCCGGCGAGCGCTTCTCGTACAACAACGCCGCGTTCGTGGTGCTCGGCCGCATCGTCGAGGTGCTGCGCGGCATGTCGTACGACCAGGCGCTGCGCACCTACCTGGCCACCCCGCTCGGGCTGACGCACGTCGCCACCTCGGCATCCGAGGCGATCATGTTCCGCGCCGCGCTCGGGCACATCCCGGGCGAGAGCGGTGACGAGCCCGTGCCCGCTCCGGTGTGGAGTCTCGTGCGCTCCAACGTGCCGGCCGGCTCGATGCTCGCGATGACTGCCCGCGACCTGGTCACCTACGGGCGCATGCACCTGGACGGCGGGGTCGCCGCCGACGGGACGAGGGTGCTCTCCGAGCAGAGCGTCCGCGCGATGCAGGAGCGACAGGTCGAGCTGCCCGAGCTCGGAGTCATGGGCGACGCCTGGGGCCTCGGATGGGAGATCTTCGACTGGGACGGCGGCCCCGTGATCGGCCACGACGGCGGCACGATCGGCCAGAACGCGTTCCTGCGCATGGTGCCGTCGGCGGGCGTCGCCGTCGCGGTGCTGACGAACGGCGGGCAGACCGTCGACGCCTTCCAGGCGATCACGTCGAAGGTGCTGAAGGCCCTCGCCGACGTGACGATGCCCGCACTGCCCGCGCTCCCCGAGACGCCGGTCGCGGTCGACGTCGAGCGGATCCTCGGCACCTACTCCTCCTCCGTGTCGGATTCGACCGTGCGGGTGGATGACGACGGCCGCATCTGGCTCGAGCGCACCATGAAGGGCATCTTCGCCGAGCTCGGACCCGCCCCCGAGCCCGTCGAGCTGGTCGGCTGGTCGGGCGACACCCTGCTCCCCCGCGAGCGGCAGCACGGCATGCACATGCCGCACGCGTTCGTGGGCGACGACGGCAGCGGACGGGCCCTGTACCTGCACACCGGCCGCGCCGACCGCCGGGTGGGCGCGTGA
- a CDS encoding serine hydrolase, whose amino-acid sequence MTTAALPQDTAVTIAEIFTAAGAEGFLHAREVGVDGGAEVSVGADEPVVLASVFKILVLTAYVRAVAAGELDPTERATVTARYRIGGVGTAGFSDDVEASWRDLAQNMMTMSDNAATDVVYHRLGSAAVNRVISDLGLRQTRLVGCCEDLFASVVSDLGGTPDSDLDELFEGASAAQILALDAVHPVKTSHSTPRDVTTLLNALWTDTAAPAEACRQARDIMAQQIWPHRLSSGFPSGVRIAAKTGTLPTWRNEAGVVTYPDGRRYAVAVFTRAASLAERQPLVDASIGHAGFAAVEHLRAG is encoded by the coding sequence GTGACCACCGCGGCGCTCCCGCAGGACACCGCGGTGACCATCGCCGAGATCTTCACGGCGGCCGGCGCCGAGGGCTTCCTGCACGCGCGGGAGGTCGGTGTGGACGGCGGAGCGGAGGTGAGCGTCGGCGCCGACGAGCCCGTGGTGCTCGCCTCGGTGTTCAAGATCCTCGTGCTCACGGCCTACGTGCGCGCGGTCGCCGCCGGTGAACTCGACCCGACCGAGCGGGCCACCGTGACCGCGCGCTACCGCATCGGCGGCGTGGGCACCGCCGGGTTCTCGGACGACGTCGAGGCCAGCTGGCGCGACCTCGCGCAGAACATGATGACCATGAGCGACAACGCCGCGACCGACGTCGTGTATCACCGGCTCGGGAGCGCTGCCGTGAACCGGGTCATCAGCGACCTGGGGCTGCGGCAGACGCGGCTCGTGGGGTGCTGCGAAGACCTGTTCGCCTCGGTCGTCTCCGATCTCGGCGGCACACCCGACAGCGATCTCGACGAGCTGTTCGAGGGGGCGAGCGCCGCGCAGATCCTCGCTCTCGACGCGGTGCATCCGGTCAAGACCTCGCACTCCACTCCGCGTGATGTCACGACGCTGCTGAACGCCCTGTGGACCGACACGGCGGCACCGGCCGAGGCCTGCCGCCAGGCACGCGACATCATGGCGCAGCAGATCTGGCCGCATCGGCTGAGCTCCGGCTTCCCCTCCGGTGTGCGCATCGCGGCGAAGACCGGCACGCTGCCCACCTGGCGCAACGAGGCCGGGGTCGTGACCTATCCGGACGGCCGCCGGTACGCCGTGGCCGTCTTCACCCGCGCCGCGTCGCTGGCCGAACGGCAGCCGCTCGTCGACGCCTCGATCGGTCATGCGGGCTTCGCCGCCGTCGAGCACCTGCGCGCCGGCTGA
- a CDS encoding ABC transporter permease: MASTTATQAILIRSARSDNPWVSFLVRRGGQFLLSVWVLVTAAFLMIHLVPGDPVRAALGMNAPVELVESRRIALGLDQPLLAQYLRYVGGLFTGDMGTSMITGQPVSEIIATRLPATLQLALLAVLLVLLVSIPLGVTMAVATRGGRRRGLELGFATGSVILAAIPEFLLAVGLVSVFAVSLGWFPVAGNTAPFSLVLPVVALAVGPIAVFSRIIRVEVLSVLGQDFIRTARAKRLAPRRIYTRHALPNAMTATLTLTGLLLTGMVAGTVLVENVFAWPGLGTMIVQSILTKDYSVVQGIVLVYGVAVLVVNLAIDVILALLDPRSTIREA, translated from the coding sequence ATGGCCAGCACCACCGCCACGCAGGCGATACTGATCAGATCCGCACGGTCGGACAACCCCTGGGTGTCCTTCCTGGTCCGTCGCGGAGGGCAGTTCCTGCTCTCGGTGTGGGTGCTGGTCACGGCTGCCTTCCTCATGATCCACCTGGTGCCGGGCGACCCGGTGCGGGCGGCGCTCGGCATGAATGCACCGGTCGAGCTCGTCGAATCGCGTCGGATCGCCCTCGGGCTCGATCAGCCCCTCCTCGCGCAGTATCTGCGCTACGTCGGCGGTCTGTTCACCGGCGACATGGGCACCTCGATGATCACCGGCCAACCGGTCTCCGAGATCATCGCGACCCGGCTCCCCGCGACCCTGCAGCTCGCGCTGCTGGCCGTCCTGCTGGTCCTGCTGGTCTCCATCCCGCTCGGCGTGACGATGGCCGTCGCCACGCGCGGCGGACGGCGACGGGGCCTCGAGCTGGGGTTCGCCACCGGATCCGTGATCCTCGCCGCGATCCCCGAGTTCCTCCTCGCCGTCGGACTCGTCTCCGTGTTCGCCGTCTCGCTGGGCTGGTTCCCCGTGGCGGGCAACACCGCGCCGTTCTCCCTCGTCCTGCCGGTGGTGGCGCTCGCCGTCGGACCGATCGCGGTGTTCTCGCGCATCATCCGGGTCGAGGTGCTGTCGGTGCTGGGGCAGGACTTCATCCGCACCGCCCGGGCCAAGCGCCTCGCGCCGCGCCGGATCTACACCCGCCACGCGCTGCCGAACGCCATGACGGCGACGCTCACGCTCACCGGTCTGCTCCTGACGGGCATGGTCGCCGGCACGGTGCTGGTCGAGAACGTGTTCGCCTGGCCGGGCCTGGGCACCATGATCGTGCAGTCGATCCTGACCAAGGACTACTCGGTCGTGCAGGGCATCGTCCTCGTCTACGGGGTCGCGGTGCTCGTCGTGAACCTCGCGATCGACGTGATCCTCGCCCTCCTCGACCCTCGATCCACCATCCGGGAGGCATGA
- a CDS encoding ABC transporter ATP-binding protein has translation MSELRFDRVSVRYGTHRAGLTAVDDVSLTVPSGSVVGLVGESGSGKSTLARAAIGLAPISEGSITLDGVDVRSFRRRRPIQMVFQDPFSSLDPRMTIGESIAEALPRGIRGATARRAEVARLLDLVSLDADRAQSLPAALSGGQRQRIALARALAARPEVVIADEITSALDVSVQGSVLNLVRELCGELDLTMLFISHNLSVVRYLSDHIAVMYLGRIVEFGPTEQVLADPQHPYTRDLLQAAPTRHGNLLAVDPLAPVDVEPADPHAPPSGCRFHPRCPIGPAARPDRQLCVIAEPPLPTGAAGAACHFAGLPADAPIGTVPVSQSIPLVSAAPTTPTPLSADTVN, from the coding sequence ATGAGCGAACTGCGCTTCGACCGGGTCAGCGTGCGTTACGGCACGCACCGCGCAGGTCTCACGGCCGTCGACGACGTGAGCCTCACGGTCCCGTCGGGATCGGTCGTGGGACTCGTGGGAGAGTCGGGTTCCGGTAAATCCACGCTCGCCCGCGCGGCGATCGGCCTCGCGCCCATCAGCGAGGGCTCGATCACCCTCGACGGCGTGGACGTGCGCAGCTTCCGCCGCCGACGCCCCATCCAGATGGTGTTCCAGGACCCGTTCTCCTCGCTCGATCCGCGCATGACGATCGGCGAGTCCATCGCCGAAGCGCTCCCGCGCGGCATCCGCGGTGCGACTGCCCGCCGTGCCGAGGTCGCCCGTCTGCTCGACCTGGTGAGCCTCGACGCCGACCGTGCGCAGTCGCTCCCGGCAGCGCTCTCGGGCGGACAGCGTCAGCGCATCGCCCTGGCCCGGGCCCTCGCCGCCCGCCCCGAGGTCGTGATCGCCGACGAGATCACCTCCGCGCTCGACGTCTCGGTGCAGGGCTCGGTGCTCAACCTCGTGCGGGAGCTGTGCGGCGAGCTCGACCTCACGATGCTGTTCATCTCGCACAACCTCTCGGTCGTGCGCTACCTGAGCGATCACATCGCCGTGATGTACCTCGGCCGCATCGTCGAGTTCGGTCCGACCGAGCAGGTGCTCGCCGACCCGCAGCACCCGTACACGCGGGACCTGCTCCAGGCGGCGCCGACCCGGCACGGGAACCTGCTGGCGGTCGACCCGCTGGCCCCCGTCGACGTGGAGCCCGCCGATCCGCACGCGCCGCCGAGCGGATGCCGCTTCCACCCGCGGTGCCCGATCGGTCCGGCGGCCCGCCCCGACCGGCAGCTCTGCGTGATCGCGGAGCCTCCGCTGCCCACGGGCGCAGCGGGCGCGGCCTGTCATTTCGCGGGACTGCCGGCCGATGCGCCGATCGGGACTGTGCCCGTCTCCCAAAGCATCCCCCTGGTTTCGGCCGCGCCCACAACACCGACCCCGCTCTCAGCGGACACAGTGAACTGA
- a CDS encoding dipeptide/oligopeptide/nickel ABC transporter permease/ATP-binding protein has translation MMSGRTAWSGIVRSPLGITALCLMTLVTLAAIFAPVIWGAQAELVNPAAISQGPSAAHLLGTDALGRDVLARVLVATRLSVVLAVIAVIIGVVAGTLLGTAPSVLPRWLGRPIVGFVNIAVAFPGLLLALFFAVIFGVGSTGAVLAIGFAMAPQFARLTQTLSAAIAGRDFIDAARVAGVSRFRILIRHILPNVGEPLIVNATVAAGSALLAFAGLSFLGLGVQVPEYDWGRLLGEGLNRIYLNPAAAVGPAVAVVIAGLAFNLLGETAAAALGGRSGRRRHRLPAIALPGAAQPVSADDEAPVLLVDDLRVSFPTPGGWVTPVRGVSFTVSRGEAIGVVGESGSGKSLTALAAARLIERPGHVAAARLDFCGTPLLTTSDRAVRSLLGTSLAMVFQDPMTSFNPTRRIGSQLAEAASEHQDVTRKQAMDRAIERLQSVRVPAAARRARQYPHEFSGGMRQRAMIAMGLMNHPRLIIADEPTTALDVTVQRQVLQLLAGVRRDTDAAILLISHDIAVVAQTCDRVLVMYAGRIVEDLPAATLHTGARHPYTRALLEVVPELDADRSEPLKMIPGRPPAPGAFPAGCAYAARCPLATELCRETDPELVADVEGHRVACWHPVSGEAAVPVTIATSAEIATSAEIVTTAEAAPTMDEEETVRR, from the coding sequence ATGATGTCGGGACGTACGGCCTGGTCGGGCATCGTCCGGTCCCCGCTCGGGATCACGGCGCTCTGTCTCATGACGCTCGTCACCCTCGCCGCGATCTTCGCCCCGGTCATCTGGGGCGCGCAGGCCGAGCTCGTGAATCCGGCCGCGATCTCGCAGGGGCCGAGCGCCGCGCACCTCCTGGGCACCGACGCCCTCGGTCGCGACGTCCTCGCCCGCGTCCTGGTCGCCACCCGGCTGTCCGTGGTCCTCGCCGTGATCGCCGTGATCATCGGCGTGGTCGCAGGCACCCTGCTCGGCACGGCGCCGTCGGTGCTCCCACGCTGGCTCGGACGGCCCATCGTCGGCTTCGTGAACATCGCGGTGGCGTTCCCCGGGCTCCTGCTCGCGCTGTTCTTCGCGGTCATCTTCGGTGTCGGGTCCACCGGCGCCGTGCTCGCGATCGGCTTCGCGATGGCGCCGCAGTTCGCCCGGCTGACGCAGACCCTGTCGGCCGCGATCGCCGGACGCGACTTCATCGACGCGGCCCGGGTCGCCGGGGTCTCGCGGTTCCGCATCCTGATCCGGCACATCCTCCCGAACGTCGGCGAGCCCCTCATCGTGAACGCCACCGTGGCCGCGGGCTCCGCACTCCTCGCCTTCGCTGGCCTGTCGTTCCTCGGCCTCGGCGTGCAGGTGCCCGAGTACGACTGGGGCCGTCTGCTCGGCGAGGGCCTGAACCGCATCTACCTGAATCCGGCCGCCGCCGTCGGCCCGGCCGTGGCCGTGGTGATCGCGGGGCTGGCCTTCAACCTGCTCGGTGAGACCGCCGCAGCCGCCCTCGGTGGACGATCCGGCCGCCGTCGCCACCGCCTGCCGGCGATCGCCCTGCCCGGCGCTGCCCAGCCCGTGTCGGCCGACGACGAGGCCCCGGTGCTCCTCGTCGACGACCTGCGCGTCTCGTTCCCGACCCCCGGCGGATGGGTCACCCCGGTGCGCGGCGTCTCGTTCACGGTGTCCCGCGGAGAGGCGATCGGCGTGGTCGGCGAATCGGGATCCGGCAAGAGCCTCACCGCCCTGGCCGCCGCCCGACTCATCGAGCGCCCGGGCCACGTGGCCGCGGCACGCCTGGACTTCTGCGGCACCCCGCTGCTGACCACGTCCGACCGCGCGGTGCGGAGCCTGCTCGGCACCTCGCTCGCCATGGTCTTCCAGGACCCGATGACCTCGTTCAACCCGACCAGGAGGATCGGCTCGCAGCTCGCCGAGGCCGCGTCCGAGCACCAGGACGTCACGCGGAAGCAGGCGATGGACCGGGCGATCGAACGCCTGCAGTCGGTGCGGGTTCCCGCCGCGGCACGACGGGCCCGCCAGTACCCGCACGAGTTCTCCGGCGGCATGCGGCAGCGGGCGATGATCGCCATGGGGCTCATGAACCATCCGCGCCTCATCATCGCGGACGAGCCGACCACGGCTCTCGACGTGACCGTGCAGCGGCAGGTGCTGCAGCTCCTGGCCGGGGTGCGCCGTGACACCGACGCCGCGATCCTGCTCATCAGCCACGACATCGCCGTGGTCGCGCAGACCTGCGACCGGGTGCTGGTCATGTACGCGGGGCGGATCGTCGAGGACCTGCCCGCAGCGACCCTCCACACCGGCGCCCGGCACCCGTACACCCGTGCCCTGCTCGAGGTCGTGCCCGAGCTCGACGCCGACCGCAGCGAGCCGCTGAAGATGATCCCGGGCCGTCCCCCGGCACCGGGCGCGTTCCCCGCGGGCTGCGCGTACGCCGCCCGCTGTCCGCTCGCCACCGAGCTCTGCCGGGAGACCGATCCCGAGCTCGTGGCGGATGTCGAAGGCCATCGGGTCGCGTGCTGGCATCCGGTCAGCGGCGAGGCGGCGGTGCCGGTGACCATCGCCACGTCCGCGGAGATCGCCACGTCAGCGGAGATCGTCACGACCGCGGAGGCGGCCCCGACCATGGACGAGGAAGAGACGGTGCGGCGATGA